The following are encoded together in the Marmota flaviventris isolate mMarFla1 chromosome 18, mMarFla1.hap1, whole genome shotgun sequence genome:
- the Mark4 gene encoding MAP/microtubule affinity-regulating kinase 4 isoform X3 — MKGLNHPNIVKLFEVIETEKTLYLVMEYASAGEVFDYLVSHGRMKEKEARAKFRQIVSAVHYCHQKNIVHRDLKAENLLLDAEANIKIADFGFSNEFTLGSKLDTFCGSPPYAAPELFQGKKYDGPEVDIWSLGVILYTLVSGSLPFDGHNLKELRERVLRGKYRVPFYMSTDCESILRRFLVLNPAKRCTLEQIMKDKWINIGYEGEELKPYTEPEEDFGDTKRIEVMVGMGYTREEIREALTSQKYNEVTATYLLLGRKTEEGGDRGAPGLALARVRAPSDTTNGTSAGKGTSHSKGQRSSSSTYHRQRRHSDFCGPSPAPLHPKRSPTSTGEAELKEERLPGRKASCSAAGSGSRGLPPSSPMVSSAHNPNKAEIPERRKDSTSTPNNLPPSMMTRRNTYVCTERPGAERPSLLPNGKENSSGTPRVPPASPSSHSLAPPSGERSRLARGSTIRSTFHGGQVRDRRAGGGGSGGVQNGPPASPTLAHEAAPLPAGRPRPTTNLFTKLTSKLTRRVADEPERIGGPEVTSCHLPWDQTETAPRLLRFPWSVKLTSSRPPEALMAALRQATAAARCRCRQPQPFLLACLHGGAGGPEPLSHFEVEVCQLPRPGLRGVLFRRVAGTALAFRTLVTRISNDLEL, encoded by the exons ATGAAGGGCCTCAACCACCCCAACATCG TGAAGCTCTTCGAGGTCATCGAGACGGAGAAGACACTGTACCTGGTGATGGAATACGCAAGTGCCG GAGAAGTGTTTGACTACCTCGTGTCGCACGGCCGCatgaaggagaaggaagctcGAGCCAAGTTCCGACAG ATTGTATCGGCCGTGCACTACTGTCACCAGAAAAACATTGTACACAGGGACTTGAAG gCCGAGAACCTCTTGCTGGACGCCGAGGCCAACATCAAGATCGCCGACTTTGGCTTCAGCAACGAGTTCACACTGGGCTCGAAGCTGGACACGTTCTGCGGGAGCCCCCCGTACGCCGCCCCGGAGCTGTTCCAGGGCAAGAAGTACGACGGGCCAGAGGTGGACATCTGGAGCCTTGGCGTCATCCTGTACACGCTCGTCAGTGGCTCCCTGCCCTTTGACGGGCACAACCTCAAG GAGCTGCGGGAGCGCGTCCTCAGAGGGAAGTACCGGGTCCCTTTCTACATGTCCACCGACTGTGAGAGCATCCTGCGGAGATTCTTGGTGCTGAACCCCGCCAAACGCTGCACTCTCGAG CAAATCATGAAAGACAAGTGGATCAACATCGGCTACGAGGGCGAGGAGCTGAAGCCATACACGGAGCCTGAGGAGGACTTCGGGGACACCAAGCGAATAG AGGTGATGGTGGGTATGGGCTACACCCGGGAAGAGATCAGAGAAGCCTTGACCAGCCAGAAGTACAACGAAGTGACTGCCACCTACCTCCTGCTGGGCAGGAAGACTGAG GAGGGTGGGGACCGCGGCGCCCCAGGGCTGGCCCTGGCACGGGTACGGGCGCCCAGCGACACCACCAACGGGACAAGCGCCGGCAAAGGCACCAGCCACAGCAAAGGGCAGCGGAGCTCCTCCTCCACCTACCACCGCCAGCGCCGGCACAGCGACTTCT gtGGCCCCTCCCCGGCACCCCTGCACCCCAAGCGCAGCCCAACCAGCACCGGGGAGGCGGAGCTCAAGGAGGAGCGGCTGCCGGGCCGGAAGGCGAGCTGCAGCGCGGCGGGGAGCGGGAGTCGGGGGCTGCCCCCGTCCAGCCCCATGGTCAGCAGCGCCCACAACCCCAACAAGGCGGAGATCCCCGAGCGGCGGAAGGACAGCACGAGCACCCCC AACAACCTCCCTCCCAGCATGATGACCCGCAGGAACACCTATGTTTGCACAGAGCGCCCAGGGGCCGAGCGCCCGTCCCTGTTGCCAAATGGCAAAGAAAACAG CTCGGGCACCCCACGGGTACCCCCCGCCTCCCCCTCCAGTCACAGCCTGGCTCCCCCATCTGGGGAGCGGAGCCGCCTGGCACGCGGCTCCACCATCCGCAGCACCTTCCACGGTGGTCAGGTCCGGGACCGGCGGGCAGGGGGCGGGGGCAGCGGGGGCGTGCAGAACGGGCCCCCAGCCTCGCCCACGCTGGCACACGAGGCTGCACCCCTGCCTGCCGGGCGGCCGCGCCCCACCACCAACCTCTTCACCAAGCTGACCTCCAAGCTGACCCGTCG GGTCGCAGACGAACCTGAGAGAATCGGGGGACCTGAGGTCACAAG TTGCCATCTACCTTGGGATCAAACGGAAACCGCCCCCCGGCTGCTCCGATTCCCCTGGAGTGTGAAGCTGACCAGCTCGCGCCCTCCCGAGGCCCTGATGGCAGCTCTGCGCCAGGCCACAGCAGCCGCCCGCTGCCGCTGCCGCCAGCCACAGCCGTTCCTGCTGGCCTGTCTGCACGGGGGTGCGGGCGGGCCCGAGCCCCTGTCCCACTTCGAAGTGGAGGTCTGCCAGCTGCCCCGGCCGGGCCTGCGGGGCGTTCTCTTCCGCCGTGTGGCGGGCACCGCCCTGGCCTTCCGCACCCTCGTCACCCGCATCTCCAACGACCTCGAGCTCTGA
- the Mark4 gene encoding MAP/microtubule affinity-regulating kinase 4 isoform X1, protein MSSRTALAPGNDRNSDTHGTLGSGRSSDKGPSWSSRSLGARCRNSIASCPEEQPHVGNYRLLRTIGKGNFAKVKLARHILTGREVAIKIIDKTQLNPSSLQKLFREVRIMKGLNHPNIVKLFEVIETEKTLYLVMEYASAGEVFDYLVSHGRMKEKEARAKFRQIVSAVHYCHQKNIVHRDLKAENLLLDAEANIKIADFGFSNEFTLGSKLDTFCGSPPYAAPELFQGKKYDGPEVDIWSLGVILYTLVSGSLPFDGHNLKELRERVLRGKYRVPFYMSTDCESILRRFLVLNPAKRCTLEQIMKDKWINIGYEGEELKPYTEPEEDFGDTKRIEVMVGMGYTREEIREALTSQKYNEVTATYLLLGRKTEEGGDRGAPGLALARVRAPSDTTNGTSAGKGTSHSKGQRSSSSTYHRQRRHSDFCGPSPAPLHPKRSPTSTGEAELKEERLPGRKASCSAAGSGSRGLPPSSPMVSSAHNPNKAEIPERRKDSTSTPNNLPPSMMTRRNTYVCTERPGAERPSLLPNGKENSSGTPRVPPASPSSHSLAPPSGERSRLARGSTIRSTFHGGQVRDRRAGGGGSGGVQNGPPASPTLAHEAAPLPAGRPRPTTNLFTKLTSKLTRRVADEPERIGGPEVTSCHLPWDQTETAPRLLRFPWSVKLTSSRPPEALMAALRQATAAARCRCRQPQPFLLACLHGGAGGPEPLSHFEVEVCQLPRPGLRGVLFRRVAGTALAFRTLVTRISNDLEL, encoded by the exons CATGGCACCTTGGGCAGTGGCCGATCTTCAGACAAAGGACCGTCCTGGTCCAGCCGCTCCCTGGGTGCCCGCTGCCGGAACTCCATCGCCTCCTGCCCCGAGGAGCAGCCCCACGTGGGCAACTACCGCCTGCTGCGCACCATCGGGAAGGGCAACTTCGCCAAGGTCAAGCTGGCCCGGCACATCCTCACCGGGCGGGAG GTTGCCATCAAGATTATTGACAAGACCCAGCTCAACCCCAGCAGTCTGCAGAAG CTGTTCCGAGAAGTCCGCATCATGAAGGGCCTCAACCACCCCAACATCG TGAAGCTCTTCGAGGTCATCGAGACGGAGAAGACACTGTACCTGGTGATGGAATACGCAAGTGCCG GAGAAGTGTTTGACTACCTCGTGTCGCACGGCCGCatgaaggagaaggaagctcGAGCCAAGTTCCGACAG ATTGTATCGGCCGTGCACTACTGTCACCAGAAAAACATTGTACACAGGGACTTGAAG gCCGAGAACCTCTTGCTGGACGCCGAGGCCAACATCAAGATCGCCGACTTTGGCTTCAGCAACGAGTTCACACTGGGCTCGAAGCTGGACACGTTCTGCGGGAGCCCCCCGTACGCCGCCCCGGAGCTGTTCCAGGGCAAGAAGTACGACGGGCCAGAGGTGGACATCTGGAGCCTTGGCGTCATCCTGTACACGCTCGTCAGTGGCTCCCTGCCCTTTGACGGGCACAACCTCAAG GAGCTGCGGGAGCGCGTCCTCAGAGGGAAGTACCGGGTCCCTTTCTACATGTCCACCGACTGTGAGAGCATCCTGCGGAGATTCTTGGTGCTGAACCCCGCCAAACGCTGCACTCTCGAG CAAATCATGAAAGACAAGTGGATCAACATCGGCTACGAGGGCGAGGAGCTGAAGCCATACACGGAGCCTGAGGAGGACTTCGGGGACACCAAGCGAATAG AGGTGATGGTGGGTATGGGCTACACCCGGGAAGAGATCAGAGAAGCCTTGACCAGCCAGAAGTACAACGAAGTGACTGCCACCTACCTCCTGCTGGGCAGGAAGACTGAG GAGGGTGGGGACCGCGGCGCCCCAGGGCTGGCCCTGGCACGGGTACGGGCGCCCAGCGACACCACCAACGGGACAAGCGCCGGCAAAGGCACCAGCCACAGCAAAGGGCAGCGGAGCTCCTCCTCCACCTACCACCGCCAGCGCCGGCACAGCGACTTCT gtGGCCCCTCCCCGGCACCCCTGCACCCCAAGCGCAGCCCAACCAGCACCGGGGAGGCGGAGCTCAAGGAGGAGCGGCTGCCGGGCCGGAAGGCGAGCTGCAGCGCGGCGGGGAGCGGGAGTCGGGGGCTGCCCCCGTCCAGCCCCATGGTCAGCAGCGCCCACAACCCCAACAAGGCGGAGATCCCCGAGCGGCGGAAGGACAGCACGAGCACCCCC AACAACCTCCCTCCCAGCATGATGACCCGCAGGAACACCTATGTTTGCACAGAGCGCCCAGGGGCCGAGCGCCCGTCCCTGTTGCCAAATGGCAAAGAAAACAG CTCGGGCACCCCACGGGTACCCCCCGCCTCCCCCTCCAGTCACAGCCTGGCTCCCCCATCTGGGGAGCGGAGCCGCCTGGCACGCGGCTCCACCATCCGCAGCACCTTCCACGGTGGTCAGGTCCGGGACCGGCGGGCAGGGGGCGGGGGCAGCGGGGGCGTGCAGAACGGGCCCCCAGCCTCGCCCACGCTGGCACACGAGGCTGCACCCCTGCCTGCCGGGCGGCCGCGCCCCACCACCAACCTCTTCACCAAGCTGACCTCCAAGCTGACCCGTCG GGTCGCAGACGAACCTGAGAGAATCGGGGGACCTGAGGTCACAAG TTGCCATCTACCTTGGGATCAAACGGAAACCGCCCCCCGGCTGCTCCGATTCCCCTGGAGTGTGAAGCTGACCAGCTCGCGCCCTCCCGAGGCCCTGATGGCAGCTCTGCGCCAGGCCACAGCAGCCGCCCGCTGCCGCTGCCGCCAGCCACAGCCGTTCCTGCTGGCCTGTCTGCACGGGGGTGCGGGCGGGCCCGAGCCCCTGTCCCACTTCGAAGTGGAGGTCTGCCAGCTGCCCCGGCCGGGCCTGCGGGGCGTTCTCTTCCGCCGTGTGGCGGGCACCGCCCTGGCCTTCCGCACCCTCGTCACCCGCATCTCCAACGACCTCGAGCTCTGA
- the Ckm gene encoding creatine kinase M-type isoform X2, which translates to MPFGNTHNKFKLNFKSEEEYPDLSKHNNHMAKVLTPDLYKKLRDKETPSGFTLDDVIQTGVDNPGHPFIMTVGCVAGDEESYTVFKDLFDPIIQDRHGGYKPTDKHKTDLNHENLKGGDDLDPNYVLSSRVRTGRSIKGYSLPPHCSRGERRAVEKLSVEALNSLTGEFKGKYYPLKGMTEQEQQQLIDDHFLFDKPVSPLLLASGMARDWPDARGIWHNDNKSFLVWVNEEDHLRVISMEKGGNMKEVFRRFCVGLQKIEEIFKKAGHPFMWNEHLGYVLTCPSNLGTGLRGGVHVKLAHLSKHAKFEEILTRLRLQKRGTGGVDTAAVGSVFDISNADRLGSSEVEQVQLVVDGVKLMVEMEKKLEKGQSIDDMIPAQK; encoded by the exons ATGCCGTTCGGCAACACCCACAACAAGTTCAAGCTGAACTTCAAGTCTGAGGAGGAATACCCAGACCTCAGCAAGCACAACAACCACATGGCCAAGGTGCTGACCCCTGACCTGTACAAGAAGCTGCGGGACAAGGAGACGCCATCGGGCTTCACCCTGGATGACGTCATCCAGACAGGTGTGGACAACCCAG GCCACCCTTTCATCATGACCGTGGGCTGCGTGGCCGGGGATGAGGAGTCCTACACGGTTTTCAAGGATCTCTTCGACCCCATCATCCAGGACCGACACGGGGGCTACAAACCCACCGACAAGCACAAGACGGACCTCAACCACGAGAACCTCAAG GGCGGAGACGACCTGGACCCCAACTACGTGCTCAGCAGCCGCGTGCGCACCGGCCGCAGCATCAAGGGCTACTCGCTGCCCCCGCACTGCTCCCGCGGCGAGCGGCGCGCGGTGGAGAAGCTGTCGGTGGAAG CCCTCAACAGCCTGACGGGCGAGTTCAAGGGGAAGTACTATCCTCTGAAGGGCATGACcgagcaggagcagcagcagctcaTCGATGACCACTTCCTGTTCGACAAGCCTGTGTCCCCACTGCTGCTGGCCTCGGGCATGGCCCGCGACTGGCCCGACGCCAGAGGCATCTG GCACAATGACAACAAGAGCTTCCTGGTGTGGGTGAATGAGGAGGATCACCTCCGGGTCATCTCGATGGAGAAGGGGGGCAACATGAAGGAAGTTTTCCGTCGCTTCTGCGTGGGGCTGCAGAAG ATTGAGGAGATCTTTAAGAAGGCTGGCCACCCCTTCATGTGGAATGAGCACCTGGGTTACGTGCTAACCTGCCCATCCAACCTGGGCACTGGGTTGCGTGGAGGCGTGCATGTGAAACTGGCACACCTGAGCAAGCACGCCAAGTTCGAGGAGATTCTCACCCGCCTGCGTCTGCAGAAGCGGGGCACAG GTGGCGTGGACACAGCTGCAGTGGGCTCTGTGTTTGACATATCCAACGCCGACCGGCTGGGCTCATCCGAGGTAGAACAAGTGCAGCTGGTGGTGGACGGTGTGAAGCTCATGGTGGAAATGGAGAAGAAGTTGGAAAAGGGCCAGTCCATCGACGACATGATCCCTGCCCAGAAGTAG
- the Ckm gene encoding creatine kinase M-type isoform X1, with protein sequence MPFGNTHNKFKLNFKSEEEYPDLSKHNNHMAKVLTPDLYKKLRDKETPSGFTLDDVIQTGVDNPGHPFIMTVGCVAGDEESYTVFKDLFDPIIQDRHGGYKPTDKHKTDLNHENLKVGSQPAAGPDSGGPDSPPAVQGGDDLDPNYVLSSRVRTGRSIKGYSLPPHCSRGERRAVEKLSVEALNSLTGEFKGKYYPLKGMTEQEQQQLIDDHFLFDKPVSPLLLASGMARDWPDARGIWHNDNKSFLVWVNEEDHLRVISMEKGGNMKEVFRRFCVGLQKIEEIFKKAGHPFMWNEHLGYVLTCPSNLGTGLRGGVHVKLAHLSKHAKFEEILTRLRLQKRGTGGVDTAAVGSVFDISNADRLGSSEVEQVQLVVDGVKLMVEMEKKLEKGQSIDDMIPAQK encoded by the exons ATGCCGTTCGGCAACACCCACAACAAGTTCAAGCTGAACTTCAAGTCTGAGGAGGAATACCCAGACCTCAGCAAGCACAACAACCACATGGCCAAGGTGCTGACCCCTGACCTGTACAAGAAGCTGCGGGACAAGGAGACGCCATCGGGCTTCACCCTGGATGACGTCATCCAGACAGGTGTGGACAACCCAG GCCACCCTTTCATCATGACCGTGGGCTGCGTGGCCGGGGATGAGGAGTCCTACACGGTTTTCAAGGATCTCTTCGACCCCATCATCCAGGACCGACACGGGGGCTACAAACCCACCGACAAGCACAAGACGGACCTCAACCACGAGAACCTCAAGGTGGGCTCCCAGCCGGCCGCGGGGCCAGACA GCGGGGGCCCTGACTCGCCTCCTGCCGTCCAGGGCGGAGACGACCTGGACCCCAACTACGTGCTCAGCAGCCGCGTGCGCACCGGCCGCAGCATCAAGGGCTACTCGCTGCCCCCGCACTGCTCCCGCGGCGAGCGGCGCGCGGTGGAGAAGCTGTCGGTGGAAG CCCTCAACAGCCTGACGGGCGAGTTCAAGGGGAAGTACTATCCTCTGAAGGGCATGACcgagcaggagcagcagcagctcaTCGATGACCACTTCCTGTTCGACAAGCCTGTGTCCCCACTGCTGCTGGCCTCGGGCATGGCCCGCGACTGGCCCGACGCCAGAGGCATCTG GCACAATGACAACAAGAGCTTCCTGGTGTGGGTGAATGAGGAGGATCACCTCCGGGTCATCTCGATGGAGAAGGGGGGCAACATGAAGGAAGTTTTCCGTCGCTTCTGCGTGGGGCTGCAGAAG ATTGAGGAGATCTTTAAGAAGGCTGGCCACCCCTTCATGTGGAATGAGCACCTGGGTTACGTGCTAACCTGCCCATCCAACCTGGGCACTGGGTTGCGTGGAGGCGTGCATGTGAAACTGGCACACCTGAGCAAGCACGCCAAGTTCGAGGAGATTCTCACCCGCCTGCGTCTGCAGAAGCGGGGCACAG GTGGCGTGGACACAGCTGCAGTGGGCTCTGTGTTTGACATATCCAACGCCGACCGGCTGGGCTCATCCGAGGTAGAACAAGTGCAGCTGGTGGTGGACGGTGTGAAGCTCATGGTGGAAATGGAGAAGAAGTTGGAAAAGGGCCAGTCCATCGACGACATGATCCCTGCCCAGAAGTAG
- the LOC139702645 gene encoding sterile alpha motif domain-containing protein 1-like, protein MRPPISPPHSHPAHSRAHRVARASRAGAAGPQRGPQPLTLPLAAVASRRSPGSPPSARPRPILALFTCAGEDAARRGLGTREPQVRRRRPGAAVRRAHRRAAQGARQAPPRPPRPITAAPRRRAPPRRPPAAEGSGPLGRAARRAPLARPPPAAPAAPAAPAARPGRAAPRGRGDLEPRPCR, encoded by the coding sequence ATGCGGCCGCCCATCTCCCCTCCACACTCACACCCCGCACACTCGCGCGCGCACCGAGTCGCTCGGGCCTCACGCGCCGGCGCAGCAGGACCCCAGCGCggcccccagcccctcaccttACCTCTGGCGGCGGTGGCCTCGCGCAGGTCACCAGGGTCCCCTCCCTCCGCCAGGCCCCGCCCCATCCTCGCCCTGTTTACCTGCGCGGGGGAGGACGCGGCGCGGCGGGGCCTCGGGACCCGGGAGCCCCAGGTCCGGCGGCGGCGTCCAGGGGCCGCGGTCCGTCGGGCCCACAGGCGCGCGGCCCAGGGTGCGCGCCAGGCCCCGCCGCGCCCCCCGCGCCCCATCACCGCGGCGCCCCGCCGCCGCGCCCCTCCCCGGCGCCCACCTGCCGCGGAGGGCTCCGGACCGCTCGGCCGCGCCGCCCGCCGCGCCCCTCTCGCCCGGCCGCCGCCCGCTGCGCCCGCTGCGCCCGCTGCGCCCGCGGCCCGGCCCGGCCGGGCGGCTCCTCGGGGGCGGGGCGACCTCGAGCCACGCCCCTGCAGGTGA
- the Mark4 gene encoding MAP/microtubule affinity-regulating kinase 4 isoform X2 — MSSRTALAPGNDRNSDTHGTLGSGRSSDKGPSWSSRSLGARCRNSIASCPEEQPHVGNYRLLRTIGKGNFAKVKLARHILTGREVAIKIIDKTQLNPSSLQKLFREVRIMKGLNHPNIVKLFEVIETEKTLYLVMEYASAGEVFDYLVSHGRMKEKEARAKFRQIVSAVHYCHQKNIVHRDLKAENLLLDAEANIKIADFGFSNEFTLGSKLDTFCGSPPYAAPELFQGKKYDGPEVDIWSLGVILYTLVSGSLPFDGHNLKELRERVLRGKYRVPFYMSTDCESILRRFLVLNPAKRCTLEQIMKDKWINIGYEGEELKPYTEPEEDFGDTKRIEVMVGMGYTREEIREALTSQKYNEVTATYLLLGRKTEEGGDRGAPGLALARVRAPSDTTNGTSAGKGTSHSKGQRSSSSTYHRQRRHSDFCGPSPAPLHPKRSPTSTGEAELKEERLPGRKASCSAAGSGSRGLPPSSPMVSSAHNPNKAEIPERRKDSTSTPNNLPPSMMTRRNTYVCTERPGAERPSLLPNGKENSSGTPRVPPASPSSHSLAPPSGERSRLARGSTIRSTFHGGQVRDRRAGGGGSGGVQNGPPASPTLAHEAAPLPAGRPRPTTNLFTKLTSKLTRRVTLDPSKRQNSNRCVSGASLPQGSKIRSQTNLRESGDLRSQVAIYLGIKRKPPPGCSDSPGV, encoded by the exons CATGGCACCTTGGGCAGTGGCCGATCTTCAGACAAAGGACCGTCCTGGTCCAGCCGCTCCCTGGGTGCCCGCTGCCGGAACTCCATCGCCTCCTGCCCCGAGGAGCAGCCCCACGTGGGCAACTACCGCCTGCTGCGCACCATCGGGAAGGGCAACTTCGCCAAGGTCAAGCTGGCCCGGCACATCCTCACCGGGCGGGAG GTTGCCATCAAGATTATTGACAAGACCCAGCTCAACCCCAGCAGTCTGCAGAAG CTGTTCCGAGAAGTCCGCATCATGAAGGGCCTCAACCACCCCAACATCG TGAAGCTCTTCGAGGTCATCGAGACGGAGAAGACACTGTACCTGGTGATGGAATACGCAAGTGCCG GAGAAGTGTTTGACTACCTCGTGTCGCACGGCCGCatgaaggagaaggaagctcGAGCCAAGTTCCGACAG ATTGTATCGGCCGTGCACTACTGTCACCAGAAAAACATTGTACACAGGGACTTGAAG gCCGAGAACCTCTTGCTGGACGCCGAGGCCAACATCAAGATCGCCGACTTTGGCTTCAGCAACGAGTTCACACTGGGCTCGAAGCTGGACACGTTCTGCGGGAGCCCCCCGTACGCCGCCCCGGAGCTGTTCCAGGGCAAGAAGTACGACGGGCCAGAGGTGGACATCTGGAGCCTTGGCGTCATCCTGTACACGCTCGTCAGTGGCTCCCTGCCCTTTGACGGGCACAACCTCAAG GAGCTGCGGGAGCGCGTCCTCAGAGGGAAGTACCGGGTCCCTTTCTACATGTCCACCGACTGTGAGAGCATCCTGCGGAGATTCTTGGTGCTGAACCCCGCCAAACGCTGCACTCTCGAG CAAATCATGAAAGACAAGTGGATCAACATCGGCTACGAGGGCGAGGAGCTGAAGCCATACACGGAGCCTGAGGAGGACTTCGGGGACACCAAGCGAATAG AGGTGATGGTGGGTATGGGCTACACCCGGGAAGAGATCAGAGAAGCCTTGACCAGCCAGAAGTACAACGAAGTGACTGCCACCTACCTCCTGCTGGGCAGGAAGACTGAG GAGGGTGGGGACCGCGGCGCCCCAGGGCTGGCCCTGGCACGGGTACGGGCGCCCAGCGACACCACCAACGGGACAAGCGCCGGCAAAGGCACCAGCCACAGCAAAGGGCAGCGGAGCTCCTCCTCCACCTACCACCGCCAGCGCCGGCACAGCGACTTCT gtGGCCCCTCCCCGGCACCCCTGCACCCCAAGCGCAGCCCAACCAGCACCGGGGAGGCGGAGCTCAAGGAGGAGCGGCTGCCGGGCCGGAAGGCGAGCTGCAGCGCGGCGGGGAGCGGGAGTCGGGGGCTGCCCCCGTCCAGCCCCATGGTCAGCAGCGCCCACAACCCCAACAAGGCGGAGATCCCCGAGCGGCGGAAGGACAGCACGAGCACCCCC AACAACCTCCCTCCCAGCATGATGACCCGCAGGAACACCTATGTTTGCACAGAGCGCCCAGGGGCCGAGCGCCCGTCCCTGTTGCCAAATGGCAAAGAAAACAG CTCGGGCACCCCACGGGTACCCCCCGCCTCCCCCTCCAGTCACAGCCTGGCTCCCCCATCTGGGGAGCGGAGCCGCCTGGCACGCGGCTCCACCATCCGCAGCACCTTCCACGGTGGTCAGGTCCGGGACCGGCGGGCAGGGGGCGGGGGCAGCGGGGGCGTGCAGAACGGGCCCCCAGCCTCGCCCACGCTGGCACACGAGGCTGCACCCCTGCCTGCCGGGCGGCCGCGCCCCACCACCAACCTCTTCACCAAGCTGACCTCCAAGCTGACCCGTCG GGTCACCCTCGATCCCTCTAAACGGCAGAATTCTAACCGCTGCGTTTCGGGCGCCTCTCTGCCCCAGGGATCCAAGATCA GGTCGCAGACGAACCTGAGAGAATCGGGGGACCTGAGGTCACAAG TTGCCATCTACCTTGGGATCAAACGGAAACCGCCCCCCGGCTGCTCCGATTCCCCTGGAGTGTGA